The following are from one region of the Corynebacterium hindlerae genome:
- a CDS encoding ferrochelatase, whose translation MTQNEDLISGLPFDALLVLSFGGPEGVADVRPFMENVTRGRGIPPERLDDVCEHYYHFDGVSPLNGLNREIVAHLQRALPGLPIYFGNRNWHPFGTEAAEQLVADGHRNVAVLATSAWGGYSGCRQYDEDITHIRKHLQQRGLPEVTFTKLRQFYDHPLFIKASVDSVRDAITALGEAEFRLVFTAHSIPTAADQSSGTPDDGPLYSTQVRRSAELIAAELGIADWDLVWQSRSGAPHIPWLEPDIVDHAAALADDGVRNLIVYPVGFISDHIEVVWDLDTELTDEANKNGQRVVRAATIGPTEEFTQLVIELLREHAQQQPQRLGRGCSVNGQPCAANCCVPTRRPRSS comes from the coding sequence ATGACCCAGAACGAGGACTTGATCTCAGGCCTGCCATTCGATGCACTTCTCGTGTTGTCGTTTGGCGGGCCTGAGGGCGTTGCCGACGTGCGCCCCTTCATGGAAAACGTCACCCGTGGGCGCGGTATCCCGCCAGAGCGACTCGACGACGTCTGTGAGCACTACTACCACTTCGACGGCGTCAGCCCGCTCAACGGATTGAACCGGGAGATCGTCGCGCACCTCCAACGGGCCCTTCCTGGGCTTCCCATCTACTTCGGCAACCGGAACTGGCACCCCTTCGGGACCGAGGCCGCCGAGCAGCTGGTGGCGGACGGGCACCGCAACGTCGCAGTCCTGGCAACCTCCGCGTGGGGCGGATACTCAGGATGCCGACAATATGACGAAGACATCACCCACATCCGCAAGCACCTGCAACAACGCGGCCTTCCCGAGGTCACGTTCACTAAGCTGCGCCAATTCTATGACCACCCGCTGTTCATCAAAGCAAGCGTCGATAGCGTACGGGACGCCATCACTGCCTTAGGCGAAGCTGAATTCCGCCTCGTCTTCACCGCCCATTCCATCCCCACGGCCGCTGACCAATCCTCCGGCACCCCTGACGACGGCCCGCTTTATTCCACTCAGGTACGCCGCTCCGCGGAACTCATCGCGGCCGAGCTGGGAATTGCTGACTGGGATCTGGTCTGGCAGTCTCGTTCCGGCGCCCCGCACATCCCGTGGTTGGAACCGGACATCGTCGACCATGCTGCCGCGCTTGCCGACGACGGCGTCCGCAATCTCATCGTCTACCCAGTCGGGTTCATCTCCGACCACATCGAGGTCGTGTGGGACCTTGACACGGAGCTCACGGACGAAGCTAACAAGAATGGCCAGCGTGTTGTCCGCGCCGCAACGATCGGCCCCACGGAGGAATTCACCCAGCTAGTAATTGAGCTGCTGCGCGAACATGCTCAGCAGCAACCACAGCGTCTTGGCCGTGGCTGCAGCGTCAACGGGCAACCTTGCGCCGCGAACTGCTGCGTCCCGACGCGCCGCCCGCGATCCTCTTAA
- a CDS encoding DUF3097 domain-containing protein, whose protein sequence is MTDRYAGDIFSGHSRSKRPQYPAVPAEPGLVVEVLADGFVGAVVGFERTYDGDFIRLEDRHGRERLFKMVTGAFLVEGQRVSLTRYVPKQAPAQSNSGSRKVANVQAKVAAPSRIWVEGIHDAAIVEKIWGHDLRVEGVVVEYLEGLDNLPERLAEFGPGPGRRVGVLADHLVQGSKETRLVENVGPHVLVTGHPFIDIWAAVKPNKLGLRAWPEVPYGEDWKTGVCRRVGWSDPREGWNRVYNAVESFRDLDATLIGAVEKLVDWVTVPELSKEDFR, encoded by the coding sequence ATGACTGACCGATATGCAGGAGACATCTTTTCCGGACATTCCCGCAGCAAGCGGCCACAGTATCCCGCGGTTCCGGCGGAGCCCGGACTGGTGGTTGAGGTGCTGGCTGACGGCTTTGTCGGCGCGGTGGTAGGCTTCGAGCGCACCTACGACGGCGATTTCATTCGGTTAGAGGATCGGCACGGCCGAGAGCGACTGTTCAAGATGGTCACCGGCGCGTTCCTGGTGGAGGGGCAGCGAGTGTCCCTGACGCGATATGTGCCAAAGCAAGCCCCGGCGCAGTCAAACTCTGGATCCCGCAAGGTGGCAAACGTCCAAGCCAAGGTGGCCGCGCCGTCGCGGATTTGGGTGGAGGGCATCCATGATGCGGCGATCGTGGAAAAGATTTGGGGCCATGACCTGCGCGTCGAGGGCGTAGTGGTGGAGTATCTGGAGGGACTGGACAATCTCCCGGAACGCCTCGCCGAGTTTGGTCCGGGGCCGGGTCGTCGCGTCGGGGTGTTAGCTGACCACCTGGTGCAAGGTTCTAAAGAGACCCGGTTGGTGGAGAACGTGGGCCCACACGTGCTGGTCACCGGGCACCCATTCATCGATATTTGGGCTGCTGTGAAGCCGAACAAGCTGGGCCTGCGCGCGTGGCCGGAGGTGCCGTACGGGGAGGACTGGAAGACGGGAGTGTGCCGTCGCGTGGGGTGGAGTGATCCTCGGGAAGGCTGGAACCGCGTATATAACGCCGTGGAAAGCTTCCGGGACCTGGATGCGACACTGATCGGGGCGGTGGAGAAGCTGGTGGACTGGGTCACCGTCCCGGAACTAAGTAAAGAAGATTTTCGTTAG
- a CDS encoding Rv1476 family membrane protein — protein sequence MTLNSGSVRAPNTKEAVMIPSDIDIVSMRDQINADGVAIGQLGIEHPTLEPELQNVAQYGLDTNFGRTAFVILDHTPPEAGATRDVAQELLNTTDFDTIIVRAPGSGAVVSHDFSRAALEAAQYDFLSNPEIAPAARQFIDTLNGPVFPWMWINIVIAALLGLAIVITAIHTFRYSQAKTLDRSQ from the coding sequence GTGACACTAAACTCTGGATCCGTCCGCGCCCCCAACACTAAGGAAGCTGTCATGATCCCGTCAGATATTGATATCGTCTCGATGCGCGATCAAATCAATGCAGATGGCGTGGCTATCGGACAGCTGGGCATCGAACACCCAACCCTAGAACCGGAACTGCAAAATGTGGCACAGTACGGGCTGGACACCAATTTCGGACGTACTGCCTTCGTTATTCTCGATCACACGCCGCCGGAGGCGGGTGCGACGCGCGACGTTGCCCAGGAGCTGTTAAACACTACCGACTTTGACACCATCATCGTGCGCGCGCCTGGATCTGGGGCAGTAGTCAGTCACGACTTCTCACGCGCCGCCCTAGAGGCCGCGCAGTACGACTTCCTCTCCAACCCTGAAATCGCCCCGGCAGCGCGCCAGTTCATCGACACTCTGAATGGACCTGTGTTCCCTTGGATGTGGATCAATATCGTTATCGCCGCGTTATTGGGGCTCGCGATTGTTATCACCGCCATCCACACCTTCCGCTACAGTCAAGCCAAAACGCTTGACCGCTCGCAATAG
- a CDS encoding SPFH domain-containing protein, which yields MAGLFALIVILLFVVIVLVKSIALIPQGEAAVIERLGRYTRTVSGGITLLVPFVDRVRAKVDTRERVVSFPPQAVITEDNLTVAIDTVVTFQINDPARAIYGVDNYIVGVEQISTATLRDVVGGMTLEETLTSREVINRRLRGELDAATTKWGLRISRVELKAIDPPPSIQQSMEKQMKADREKRATILTAEGQREADIKTAEGEKQAKILAAEGEKHAAILAAEAERQAMILRAEGERAAKYLKAQGEARSIQKVNAAIKSSQLTPEVLAYQYLEKLPKMAQGSANKVWMVPSQFGDSLEQFARAMAKKDDDGVFRYEPPAVSETDKKITEQEDTDEWFNTESDPEIAAAVAAANAVANKPVEPEVPELKKQLPQAQPQPSFPEPQLAPQPVEED from the coding sequence ATGGCAGGTCTTTTTGCCCTCATCGTCATTTTGCTCTTTGTGGTGATTGTGCTGGTGAAATCCATCGCGTTGATTCCACAGGGAGAAGCGGCAGTTATTGAGCGCCTCGGACGATACACCAGGACAGTGTCCGGTGGCATCACGTTGCTGGTGCCGTTTGTTGACCGGGTTCGTGCCAAGGTGGATACCCGCGAGCGCGTCGTATCATTCCCACCGCAAGCGGTGATTACCGAGGACAACCTGACGGTGGCTATTGACACCGTGGTGACGTTCCAGATCAACGATCCGGCGCGCGCCATTTACGGCGTGGATAACTACATCGTGGGTGTGGAGCAGATTTCCACCGCAACGCTGCGCGATGTTGTCGGTGGTATGACGCTGGAGGAGACCCTGACCTCCCGTGAAGTGATCAACCGTCGGCTGCGTGGTGAGCTGGACGCAGCTACCACCAAGTGGGGCCTTCGTATCTCCCGCGTGGAATTGAAGGCAATTGATCCACCACCATCGATTCAGCAGTCGATGGAAAAGCAGATGAAAGCGGACCGCGAGAAGCGCGCCACAATTCTTACCGCAGAAGGTCAGCGTGAGGCGGACATCAAGACCGCTGAGGGTGAAAAGCAGGCCAAGATCCTGGCTGCGGAAGGCGAGAAGCACGCTGCAATTCTCGCCGCAGAGGCAGAGCGCCAGGCGATGATCCTGCGGGCAGAGGGCGAGCGTGCGGCGAAGTACCTCAAGGCCCAGGGTGAAGCACGTTCGATTCAGAAGGTCAACGCGGCGATCAAGTCCTCGCAGCTCACGCCAGAAGTCTTGGCGTACCAGTACCTGGAGAAGTTGCCGAAGATGGCACAGGGTTCCGCGAACAAGGTCTGGATGGTTCCGAGCCAGTTCGGGGATTCCCTGGAACAATTCGCCCGCGCGATGGCGAAGAAGGACGACGATGGGGTCTTCCGTTACGAGCCACCAGCGGTGAGCGAAACCGATAAGAAGATCACGGAGCAGGAAGATACCGACGAGTGGTTCAACACGGAATCGGATCCGGAAATTGCGGCTGCCGTCGCAGCTGCGAATGCAGTGGCCAACAAGCCTGTCGAGCCGGAGGTTCCTGAGCTCAAGAAGCAGCTGCCGCAGGCTCAGCCACAGCCTAGCTTCCCGGAGCCTCAGTTAGCTCCTCAGCCCGTCGAAGAAGATTAA
- a CDS encoding MarR family transcriptional regulator, with protein sequence MFAIHARYRGRAVRRAELVARSAEALSTMEGVGTFDILGVEDICAVVDTPEAVADTTMALLSAGEWAIGIGIAPTATNPTSDVVTKIAGAALGARARVGVVKVRVHGPRTLKPDADEWASDIAACFLMLATVLAKRSIEGREATSLMRRGYNQNEAAAELGITKQAMSQRLQAAGWQAETAGWQLAVNLLRRAEELTEAPGS encoded by the coding sequence ATGTTTGCGATCCATGCCCGCTATCGTGGCCGCGCTGTCCGGCGCGCCGAACTCGTCGCCCGCTCCGCGGAAGCTCTGTCCACTATGGAAGGCGTCGGCACATTTGACATCCTTGGTGTGGAGGACATTTGCGCGGTAGTTGACACCCCGGAAGCAGTAGCCGATACGACGATGGCGCTGTTGTCCGCTGGGGAATGGGCAATCGGGATCGGCATCGCGCCCACAGCTACGAACCCAACCTCGGACGTCGTCACTAAGATTGCCGGTGCTGCACTAGGCGCCCGGGCACGGGTGGGCGTCGTCAAGGTGCGGGTTCATGGCCCACGTACGCTAAAGCCGGACGCCGACGAGTGGGCCAGCGACATCGCCGCCTGTTTCCTGATGCTCGCCACCGTACTGGCTAAGCGCAGCATCGAAGGGCGCGAAGCTACGTCACTGATGCGGCGTGGCTATAACCAAAACGAAGCCGCCGCAGAGCTGGGAATCACCAAGCAGGCGATGTCCCAACGGCTGCAGGCGGCTGGGTGGCAAGCGGAAACTGCCGGGTGGCAGCTTGCCGTTAATCTTCTTCGACGGGCTGAGGAGCTAACTGAGGCTCCGGGAAGCTAG
- a CDS encoding NfeD family protein, with product MGPIIWFIAALVLASAELLAGEFTMLMLAGAALATAGAAIPGIPLWAEIACFAVSALLLLVFLKPYLHRHLTRKPVLDTSVKALEGQRAVVLEEVTGTGGQVRLDGSIWSARSIDPTTPIAVGEEVNVVSIDGTTAVVWKEL from the coding sequence GTGGGACCCATCATTTGGTTTATTGCAGCGCTCGTCCTGGCATCAGCGGAATTGCTCGCCGGCGAGTTCACCATGCTCATGCTTGCCGGGGCAGCCTTAGCGACGGCCGGTGCCGCCATTCCTGGCATCCCGTTGTGGGCCGAAATTGCCTGCTTCGCCGTCTCGGCCCTCCTCCTGTTGGTCTTCCTCAAGCCATATCTGCATCGGCATTTGACTAGAAAGCCGGTGCTGGATACGTCGGTGAAGGCCTTGGAGGGACAGCGCGCAGTGGTGCTGGAAGAGGTAACTGGTACCGGGGGCCAGGTCCGGTTGGATGGTTCGATTTGGTCTGCCCGGAGTATCGATCCCACGACCCCGATCGCGGTCGGCGAAGAAGTAAACGTAGTAAGTATCGATGGCACAACCGCCGTCGTGTGGAAGGAGCTATAG
- a CDS encoding TVP38/TMEM64 family protein: protein MRTQGPPWWRICAFLAFLAAGIVLATTVQLPSITEMRQWVDSYGQWSIALFALLYVTVTQFPIPRTALTVSSGLLFGPALGIGIALLGTTLAALINITLVRALLGSDPEGSTADSWTSRLARTHRNHKALTKINQRLQHRGFFSIFCLRLIPGIPFSVLNYACAITPVKRKDFTLATLCGSAPSTIIGVLLGDSVALGENNHAALLLGTLFIIGVLGFTADLLLPVKSKT, encoded by the coding sequence ATGCGAACCCAAGGACCACCGTGGTGGCGGATCTGTGCATTTCTCGCGTTCCTCGCTGCCGGAATCGTCCTCGCGACGACAGTGCAGCTCCCCTCCATCACTGAGATGCGCCAATGGGTAGACAGCTACGGCCAGTGGTCCATCGCGCTGTTTGCACTCCTCTATGTCACGGTGACGCAGTTCCCCATCCCCCGTACCGCACTGACGGTTTCGTCCGGACTGCTCTTTGGACCAGCGTTGGGGATAGGAATTGCACTGCTGGGGACGACGCTCGCCGCCCTCATCAACATCACGCTCGTGCGGGCTTTGTTGGGATCTGATCCGGAAGGCTCTACAGCGGACTCGTGGACTTCACGTCTTGCACGGACCCACCGCAACCACAAGGCCTTAACAAAGATCAATCAGCGGTTGCAGCACCGCGGATTCTTCTCCATTTTCTGCCTGCGGTTAATTCCCGGCATTCCTTTCTCAGTACTGAACTACGCCTGCGCCATCACTCCCGTAAAACGCAAAGACTTTACCCTAGCGACACTGTGTGGCTCTGCCCCGTCGACGATTATTGGAGTGTTGCTCGGCGACTCTGTGGCGTTAGGGGAAAACAATCACGCCGCGCTCCTTTTGGGAACCCTGTTTATCATCGGAGTCCTTGGATTTACGGCGGATTTATTGCTACCAGTCAAGTCTAAAACGTAG
- a CDS encoding DIP1281 family NlpC/P60 protein: MATIKDPQSRLASARALVAVAACCATIGSATALAQPVPPPNPSDADIKAAEDAVNAGNGDVARLATTLSEKEAEITRLENEMGGLREAVNKAMVDLQTAQAEAQKAREEVDLAKQDLDASQKAIEQAQHTLDEVSRAAYRRGSANGAVSGAAGTGNTEDALARQTYLRQNAAKQRAAIEELDRLRTEAANKESVLREKRAIAEQREREASAAQSAAQQAYDTNSALLAQRNAEHKSLVEERNTAKARLEAAKANSGTLHQQRKEYQDFLKAEEERKAAEKAAAEAAAAKAKAEEEARQKAQAEAEARARAAAAAEAERAAAQAQAEQAAAAAAAAQAEAAARQQREAELQQQQNDAVAAATAAAAALAAAEAANTQANSGIFGENDYLDLGNLADALAAAVGAVAKPSGNAPTAPATGSRAQRIETMIARAQAQVGVPYAWGGGDANGPTQGIRDGGVADSYGDYNKIGFDCSGLVLYAFAGVGIDLPHYTGYQYQRGTKVSPSEMQRGDLIFYGPNAENHVAIYLGDGMMIEAPQSGATVSVNPVRWSGMSPYAVRLI; the protein is encoded by the coding sequence GTGGCAACGATCAAGGATCCGCAGTCCCGCCTGGCCTCAGCCAGGGCTTTGGTGGCGGTTGCAGCATGCTGCGCGACCATTGGTTCGGCGACTGCGCTCGCCCAACCGGTACCTCCACCGAACCCGTCCGACGCGGACATCAAGGCAGCCGAGGATGCAGTCAACGCAGGTAACGGGGACGTCGCGCGCCTTGCCACCACCTTGTCTGAAAAAGAGGCCGAGATTACTCGCCTCGAAAACGAGATGGGTGGACTGCGCGAAGCCGTGAACAAGGCGATGGTCGACCTGCAAACTGCACAGGCCGAAGCTCAAAAGGCGCGCGAAGAAGTCGACCTTGCCAAGCAGGATTTGGATGCCAGCCAGAAAGCGATCGAACAGGCTCAGCACACCCTCGACGAAGTCTCCCGCGCGGCTTACCGACGCGGTTCCGCCAATGGTGCCGTCTCCGGTGCAGCCGGCACCGGCAACACCGAGGACGCTCTAGCTCGCCAAACGTACCTGCGCCAGAACGCGGCCAAGCAGCGTGCAGCGATCGAAGAGCTGGATCGCCTGCGTACCGAAGCCGCAAACAAAGAATCTGTGCTGCGTGAAAAGCGCGCCATTGCAGAACAGCGGGAACGGGAAGCATCCGCTGCCCAGTCCGCTGCGCAGCAAGCGTACGACACCAACTCTGCACTGTTGGCCCAGCGCAACGCCGAGCACAAGAGCCTGGTAGAAGAGCGAAACACCGCTAAGGCTCGTCTCGAAGCTGCGAAGGCTAACAGTGGCACTTTGCATCAGCAGCGCAAGGAATACCAGGACTTCCTAAAGGCGGAGGAGGAGCGCAAGGCTGCCGAGAAGGCCGCAGCGGAAGCCGCTGCCGCCAAGGCAAAGGCCGAGGAAGAGGCTCGCCAAAAAGCACAAGCAGAGGCCGAGGCCCGCGCCCGCGCAGCCGCGGCAGCTGAGGCGGAACGCGCCGCTGCCCAGGCTCAGGCGGAGCAAGCCGCAGCCGCTGCTGCTGCAGCCCAGGCAGAGGCAGCCGCACGACAGCAACGCGAAGCTGAACTGCAACAGCAGCAAAACGATGCTGTGGCAGCCGCTACCGCTGCGGCCGCAGCGCTCGCCGCAGCCGAGGCAGCAAACACTCAAGCAAACAGTGGGATCTTTGGTGAGAACGATTACCTTGACTTGGGTAATCTCGCTGACGCATTAGCTGCGGCGGTTGGGGCCGTCGCTAAGCCGTCCGGCAATGCACCGACGGCCCCGGCCACCGGTAGCCGCGCGCAACGCATCGAAACCATGATTGCTCGCGCTCAAGCCCAGGTCGGCGTACCTTACGCCTGGGGTGGTGGCGACGCGAACGGCCCAACCCAGGGTATCCGCGATGGCGGCGTCGCTGACTCCTACGGCGACTACAACAAGATCGGCTTCGACTGCTCTGGTCTGGTGCTCTACGCCTTCGCCGGCGTCGGCATCGATCTGCCACACTACACCGGCTACCAGTACCAGCGCGGTACCAAGGTGTCTCCAAGCGAGATGCAACGTGGCGACCTCATCTTCTACGGTCCAAACGCAGAAAATCACGTTGCGATCTACCTCGGTGACGGCATGATGATCGAAGCCCCACAGTCCGGAGCAACGGTGTCGGTCAACCCGGTTCGCTGGAGTGGAATGAGCCCCTACGCCGTGCGATTGATCTAA